The Deltaproteobacteria bacterium genome has a segment encoding these proteins:
- a CDS encoding aspartate ammonia-lyase, whose translation MPGERTFRLERDSLGEREVPKGAYYGIQTLRASENFRISGLRAPRAFIRATGIVKLAACRANLSLGLLEKRLARVIEKAAEEVIDGGLDGEFIVDVFQAGAGTSHNMNANEVIANRAIEILGGKKGDYRLVHPNDHVNMSQSTNDAMPTALRIAALSESNRLVEALGGLEAALRAKAREFRDVIKSGRTHLQDAVPITLGQEFGSWASAVKSSIERIAQARERLKRIGLGGTAVGTGINTHPRYRDTALRELSKASGIKGLRKAEDFFEALSSFTDFSSFSGALRDAALDLIRIANDLRLLSSGPMTGLAEIRLPPVQPGSSIMPGKVNPVMAEMVDMVGFQVIGADAAIAAAAQEGQLELNVMLPVIGHNLLQSIDILTNAALAFSERCVKGIKADPERCRRYFEASEGLATALNTIIGYERAAEVVKESMKTGKTIKETVLGKGILTGTEWDRLLDPSRITSSAKTSIPKKGRPGR comes from the coding sequence ATGCCCGGAGAACGGACTTTCAGGCTGGAGAGGGATTCCCTGGGAGAAAGGGAAGTGCCCAAGGGAGCCTACTACGGCATACAGACGCTACGCGCCTCGGAGAACTTCCGGATAAGCGGCTTGAGGGCCCCCCGCGCCTTCATCAGAGCGACCGGGATCGTGAAGCTTGCCGCCTGCCGGGCAAACTTAAGCCTCGGCCTCCTTGAAAAGAGACTTGCCCGCGTCATTGAGAAGGCGGCGGAGGAGGTCATCGATGGCGGGCTCGATGGCGAGTTCATAGTGGACGTCTTTCAGGCCGGGGCAGGCACATCCCATAACATGAACGCCAACGAAGTCATAGCGAACAGGGCCATAGAAATCCTTGGCGGGAAGAAGGGCGACTACAGGCTCGTCCACCCGAACGACCACGTGAACATGAGCCAGTCCACGAATGACGCCATGCCCACGGCCCTCCGCATAGCCGCCCTTTCAGAATCTAACAGGCTCGTAGAGGCCCTCGGCGGCCTTGAGGCCGCGCTTAGGGCAAAGGCCAGAGAGTTTAGAGATGTAATCAAGTCCGGGAGGACGCATCTCCAGGACGCTGTGCCCATTACTCTCGGGCAGGAGTTCGGCTCATGGGCATCCGCCGTGAAAAGCTCGATCGAGAGAATAGCGCAGGCAAGGGAGCGGCTTAAGAGGATAGGGCTCGGCGGGACCGCCGTGGGGACCGGCATAAACACGCACCCGAGATACAGGGACACGGCACTTCGCGAGCTCTCAAAGGCGAGCGGGATAAAGGGGCTCAGGAAGGCTGAGGACTTTTTCGAGGCGCTAAGTAGCTTTACCGACTTTTCTTCCTTTTCCGGCGCGCTCAGGGACGCGGCGCTCGACCTCATACGGATAGCGAACGACTTGAGGCTCCTCTCTTCCGGGCCCATGACAGGGCTGGCTGAGATAAGGCTTCCGCCTGTGCAGCCAGGGTCGTCGATAATGCCTGGAAAGGTCAATCCCGTGATGGCCGAGATGGTGGACATGGTCGGCTTCCAGGTAATCGGCGCGGATGCTGCCATAGCCGCCGCAGCGCAGGAGGGCCAGCTTGAGCTTAATGTCATGCTCCCTGTCATAGGCCATAACCTGCTCCAATCCATAGACATACTGACAAATGCGGCCCTCGCCTTTTCCGAGCGGTGCGTAAAGGGCATAAAGGCGGACCCTGAGCGCTGCAGGCGGTATTTCGAGGCCTCTGAGGGGTTGGCGACCGCGCTAAATACCATTATAGGATACGAGAGGGCAGCCGAGGTGGTTAAGGAATCCATGAAGACCGGAAAGACGATAAAAGAGACTGTGCTGGGAAAAGGGATCCTCACCGGGACGGAGTGGGACCGTCTCCTGGACCCCAGTAGGATAACCAGCTCTGCGAAAACCTCCATCCCGAAAAAAGGGAGGCCGGGCAGATGA
- the murI gene encoding glutamate racemase — MKRNPIGVFDSGIGGLTVLREITSLLPNECTVYFGDTARVPYGSKSRETIERYSFEIAAFLAKHNIKLLVAACNTASAFAVPRLARELAIPVLGVILPGARAAAAATRTGRVGVIGTEGTIRSGAYVSAIKAENPAVSAFVKACPLFVPLVEEGWAEDEITVKVAERYLSGLKEASIDTLVLGCTHYPLLKRTIASVMGEGVTLIDSAASTAAEVKRTLAERGLLNDCVGAASLRFFVTDSPERFMVVGKKFFGDRLSDAELAVLTEAQDAQKT, encoded by the coding sequence ATGAAGCGCAACCCAATAGGCGTATTCGACTCAGGAATAGGAGGGCTTACGGTCCTTCGCGAGATAACCTCGCTCCTGCCGAACGAGTGCACGGTCTATTTCGGGGACACCGCCAGGGTGCCTTACGGCAGCAAGTCGCGTGAGACTATCGAAAGGTACTCCTTCGAGATAGCGGCTTTTCTCGCAAAACATAATATCAAGCTGCTGGTAGCCGCCTGCAATACCGCCTCGGCCTTCGCGGTCCCGAGGCTTGCAAGGGAGCTTGCCATTCCGGTCCTGGGCGTCATCCTACCCGGAGCGCGCGCGGCAGCGGCCGCGACACGGACCGGCAGGGTCGGGGTCATAGGGACCGAGGGCACCATAAGGAGCGGCGCCTACGTCTCGGCTATAAAGGCCGAGAACCCGGCGGTGTCGGCCTTCGTAAAAGCCTGCCCCCTCTTCGTGCCGCTCGTTGAAGAGGGCTGGGCCGAGGACGAAATAACTGTAAAGGTCGCAGAGCGTTATCTTTCCGGGCTCAAGGAGGCCTCCATAGACACCCTGGTGCTCGGCTGCACGCACTACCCGCTCCTTAAAAGGACCATCGCTTCGGTCATGGGCGAAGGCGTTACGCTCATAGACTCGGCTGCCTCGACAGCCGCTGAGGTAAAGAGGACGCTTGCGGAAAGAGGGCTGCTGAACGATTGCGTGGGTGCGGCGTCACTCAGGTTTTTCGTTACCGACTCGCCCGAGAGGTTCATGGTCGTCGGCAAAAAATTCTTCGGCGACAGGCTCTCCGATGCGGAACTTGCCGTCCTTACAGAGGCTCAGGATGCCCAGAAGACGTAA
- a CDS encoding GerMN domain-containing protein, whose product MPRRRKGGKNTLLITAAAAVTVVIGVLILVWLSGKPPKDTREIDVYFSDEEGLYLKAEKRSIDKGPLLAEAREALGELIEGPESAQFASALPSGTKLLGLRIDDKTATVDLSREVVENHPGGSSFEIQTVYSVVNTLALNFPEIEDVQILVEGKKTDTIAGHIDVTLPLGPDHKIIRN is encoded by the coding sequence ATGCCCAGAAGACGTAAAGGCGGTAAAAACACCCTTCTTATAACTGCCGCGGCCGCTGTAACGGTCGTTATCGGCGTTTTAATCCTCGTCTGGCTTTCCGGAAAACCTCCAAAGGACACGCGGGAGATAGACGTCTACTTCAGCGACGAGGAAGGGCTTTACCTAAAGGCCGAGAAGCGGAGCATAGATAAGGGCCCACTCCTCGCGGAGGCCAGGGAGGCGCTCGGAGAGCTTATAGAGGGGCCTGAGAGCGCTCAATTCGCCTCGGCCCTGCCGAGCGGAACGAAGCTCCTTGGCCTTAGAATAGATGACAAGACCGCAACCGTCGATCTCAGTAGAGAAGTCGTCGAGAACCATCCCGGCGGCTCGTCTTTCGAGATACAGACGGTTTATTCTGTAGTGAATACTCTCGCGCTCAATTTCCCCGAAATAGAAGACGTACAGATCCTCGTGGAAGGCAAAAAGACCGACACCATTGCCGGCCATATCGACGTGACCCTGCCGCTCGGGCCGGATCATAAAATAATCAGGAACTGA
- a CDS encoding multidrug efflux SMR transporter, which produces MTSWFFLFMAGFFEVVWAVELKLSQGFTRTVPTIATIAALGLSMGCMALALKTIPMGTAYAIWTGIGAVGTVIIGMTLFGEPREALRIACIGLIVIGIAGLKLTS; this is translated from the coding sequence ATGACGTCCTGGTTCTTTCTCTTCATGGCCGGTTTTTTCGAGGTCGTCTGGGCAGTGGAACTCAAGCTCTCGCAGGGCTTCACCAGGACCGTCCCGACCATAGCTACCATAGCCGCCCTTGGCCTCAGCATGGGCTGCATGGCCCTTGCGTTGAAGACCATACCGATGGGCACCGCCTATGCCATATGGACCGGCATCGGCGCGGTCGGGACCGTGATAATCGGCATGACCCTCTTCGGCGAGCCACGGGAGGCGCTGAGGATAGCCTGCATCGGCCTAATCGTAATCGGCATAGCCGGACTTAAGCTGACCTCATAA
- a CDS encoding nicotinamidase, translated as MQEKRRGKKALVIADVQNDFCPSGALAVPEGDRIVPVVNRYIRLFKSAGLPVYITRDWHPPVTIHFKEFGGTWPPHCVMGTKGAEFHPDLEVPEDALVLSKGDTPNADNYSAFDGHDEKGRRLVEILEDDGVTEIYVGGLATDYCVRQTTLDALGMKFKVTVLLDAVKGVDLEPGDSERALKEIKEKGAGSTEIDMIEISEK; from the coding sequence ATGCAGGAAAAAAGACGCGGAAAAAAGGCGCTTGTCATAGCCGATGTGCAGAACGATTTCTGCCCATCTGGCGCCCTCGCCGTGCCAGAGGGGGACAGGATAGTCCCTGTCGTAAACAGGTACATAAGGCTCTTCAAGTCAGCCGGGCTCCCAGTCTACATAACACGCGACTGGCACCCGCCCGTGACCATCCACTTCAAGGAATTCGGCGGCACATGGCCGCCCCATTGCGTGATGGGCACAAAGGGCGCGGAATTCCATCCTGACCTGGAAGTCCCTGAAGACGCACTGGTCCTCTCAAAAGGCGATACGCCGAATGCGGACAATTACTCTGCGTTTGACGGCCATGACGAGAAGGGAAGGCGCCTTGTGGAAATCCTCGAAGACGATGGAGTAACCGAGATTTACGTCGGGGGTCTTGCGACGGACTACTGCGTGAGGCAGACCACGCTCGACGCCCTCGGGATGAAGTTCAAGGTCACGGTCCTTCTGGACGCGGTCAAGGGAGTGGACCTTGAGCCGGGCGATTCCGAGCGCGCGCTCAAAGAGATAAAGGAAAAGGGCGCGGGTTCTACCGAAATAGATATGATAGAAATTTCTGAAAAGTAG
- a CDS encoding nitroreductase family protein — translation MSGTDDAIETWEISEGDFPSGGSMRERLSFLVNYAVLAPSSHNTQPWLFSIGEAGVDLLADRTRALPIADPDDRSLTISCGAALFNLFIAARHFGLDVSTTLLPDEATPDLLASISVRGRKAPTDEESRLFGAIKARRTNRMPFDKKAVRKDLIEKLKKAARSAGAWLHIAESMDEKERIAALVAEGDRIQAANRQFRRELAAWIHPNRSRSRDGMPGYAFGMGDLASSAGPFLIRTFDWGKGRAAKDKQLASGSPLLAVLGTKGDSAGDWLVAGMALSRVLLLARSEGVWGSYLNQPIEVAELRPRLGELVGEGFPQLLMRMGYGPGVLPTPRRPANEVIL, via the coding sequence ATGAGCGGAACGGACGACGCCATCGAGACATGGGAGATATCGGAGGGGGATTTCCCTTCCGGCGGGTCCATGCGGGAGAGACTCTCCTTCCTGGTGAACTACGCCGTTCTTGCGCCGTCGAGCCACAATACCCAGCCCTGGCTTTTCAGCATCGGGGAGGCCGGTGTGGACCTCCTCGCGGACAGGACGCGCGCCCTTCCAATAGCAGACCCTGACGACAGGTCCCTGACCATAAGCTGCGGCGCGGCCCTCTTTAATCTTTTTATCGCAGCGCGGCATTTCGGGCTTGATGTCTCAACTACGCTCCTTCCCGATGAAGCCACACCGGACCTTCTCGCAAGTATCTCGGTCAGGGGGAGGAAAGCTCCAACTGACGAGGAGAGCAGGCTCTTCGGCGCGATAAAGGCGAGAAGGACCAATAGGATGCCTTTTGATAAGAAAGCGGTCAGAAAGGACCTCATAGAGAAGCTCAAGAAGGCGGCAAGGTCGGCGGGGGCATGGCTCCATATCGCCGAGAGCATGGATGAGAAGGAGAGGATAGCCGCGCTCGTCGCCGAGGGGGACAGGATACAGGCGGCCAACAGGCAGTTCCGGCGGGAGCTTGCCGCGTGGATACACCCGAACCGGAGCCGGAGCAGGGACGGCATGCCTGGGTACGCCTTCGGCATGGGCGACCTCGCGTCAAGCGCCGGTCCCTTTCTCATCCGCACCTTCGACTGGGGCAAGGGCCGCGCGGCAAAGGATAAGCAGCTAGCATCGGGCTCCCCTCTCCTGGCTGTCCTCGGCACAAAGGGAGACTCTGCGGGGGACTGGCTCGTTGCCGGCATGGCGCTTTCGAGGGTCCTCCTCCTTGCCCGGTCCGAAGGCGTCTGGGGCTCGTATCTCAACCAGCCCATAGAGGTGGCCGAATTGAGGCCCAGGCTCGGCGAGCTTGTCGGAGAGGGATTTCCGCAGCTCCTCATGAGAATGGGCTACGGCCCCGGAGTGCTCCCTACCCCCAGACGCCCCGCAAACGAAGTGATCCTTTGA